Below is a window of Candidatus Taylorbacteria bacterium DNA.
AAAATTCTCCGCAAGATAATTTACAATGGCGGCAATGTCTGTGTTTCGATCCTCGCTTTTAAGCACTACCACCACCACATTTCTGTTCACCCCATTTTTTTGCGGAATGTTCCATAGAGATACCGCGGTTCTATCCGCCTCGTCGGTGTAACCATTCTTCCCCCCAAGATAGGAAGGCACTCTCAAGAAAAGCGCGGAATTTGTCCAGGTGTGAGTCTTAGTAGTGTAAGACGACAACTTCGTAATATCGAAAATAATTTTCTCTTTTTTATAGATAAACTCCGCGATTTTAAAAAGGTCGAGAGAGGTTGAAGTATTGCGAGGAGAGAGCCCGGACGCGTCGGAAAATGCAGTGTGGGTAGCACCCATCGCGAGCACGGCCTCATTCATGGCATCAAGAAATGCCACTCGACCATGGATTCTTGCCAGAGTCTCTGCCGCATCATTTGATGATTCAAATAGAAGAGGGTATAGGAGATCGCCTACTCGAATTTTCTCGCCTGACTTAAGCTCGCCTGTCTCGCCATACGTGTCAGTGGCGCTTTTTGGAATCGTTATGATTTCGTCCTGTTTAAGATTCTGGAGAGAAACATAAGCGGTAACGAGTTTTGTGACAGAAGCTATCGGGAGCACCTCGTCCTTGTTCTTCTCGAGAAAGATTTCCCCCGAATCCAAATCGGCCGCGACGTATGAGAAGGCGGTCGTTTTCAGTTCGATTTTCTTAGGCAGGCTCTCTTCAATTTTTTTGATAAGATTTTTCTCGTCCGCTCCCGCCACCGCCTCATTAGTATCAAAAGTGTCCTGAAGCTCGATGGCGGAAGATTCTGCTCTGTCGGATTCTTTGTTCTCATTTCCTTTCTCCGCGAGAGAAGTAACAGCGGAAGCTATTCCAGTAACCGCTTCCCTGTCTTCTCCCGAGTTCATCACGTAAGTCCGCCCATGTTCAAAAAAATTCTCATACGCAATTTTTGCTCCCGTAACTGCCCCCCACGCCAAAGCCCCCCCAAAAAGGAGAGGCGAAAATATCCAAAAAATATAATAAAAAATTGAGCGCTTGGAATACATTTTTAGCGAATATGTTTATTGGAAGCGGACAGAATACCTCGCGTCCCTCCTGCGACGAGGATGAATGGCCGCAGTGGAATGAGAGCGAGCGCCCGCCCGAACGTAACGTTTCGGTACGGGCGGGGAGCTCGCTCTTCTTGAACTATGTTTCCCTGATGCCTCGCCTAATACCCTGCCGAGGTACTCCGAGGGGACAGCTTGCTGCGGGGGTAGGACGAGGCCAAACTTTATTATACTTTAAAAAAGCATTTCCCATACTTACCTTTTATTTGAATTTGTAGAAGACCCTGTTGCCAAAGCGCAAATCAATGTAGTCTATATTCGTGGGAGAATTTTTTACATCTTTTTTAAACGAGTCCGACTCGAGAAGTGTCTTGAGGTGCTCGACAGTTTTTGCAAATGCTTCTCTTTCATTTACTAACACGCGGTTGTTATCCGAAAGAACAACTTCGTACTCCCCTCCACCTTTGGAAAGAAGCCGTGTGGCTGAAATTCTATTGTTTTCAAGTTCCTTAATGAAGCCGGACACCTTTTGAAAATCAGCTAGAGGAAGATACTGCGACCCGATTGGGTCAGACTCCGCAATAGCTCCGAAGAAACGAAAATAGACATTTTCGGAAAAAAGAGGAGCTTTCGAAAACACATACCCGGTGTCATCCATGAAAAAGCAATCCGAAACTTTGACCTCCGCAGACATTTTTTCACCGCACCAGAGAAACATCGCCTTTTTTTCAGTCACGGAAATGGCGAGCGCCGAGAGACCGACTCTCTCAATTTTCACCGAATCGATCCGTTTCCACGTATCCTTCATCTTCTCTTCAATGAGCCTTTTGGGATAGATAAAAATATTTCTTTTGGAAAAAATTTCATAGTAGCTTCCGTCAAGTTCGCCCTCCACGAGAGAAAGAATGTCATCCTCGGTTACCGCAGAATTGCCCTCAACCGTGATATCCGAAATGGCAACTTGTTGAAGTTTCGAAAGGTATGAAAGCGAGTAAATCAAAAGGGCGCACAGGATAATCAGAAATATTATTTTAATCCAAAAAAATTTCCTCTTTTTTTTAGCGTATTTTTTTGACCTTAGTCTGGATCGTTTGAAGATAGACATACAAATGACTTATAACTTATCACTGAATAACAAATAGCTGAATGACTCGAAGCAAAAATTCATTTTTGGTTATTCAGTCATAGAGTTTAGAGTCATGAGTTATCTGTATTATTTCTGTATCAGCTTTTTGCCGTTCATATAGGGCGTGAGTGCCTCGGGAATTTTAATTGAGCCGTCTTCCTGCTGATAGTTTTCAATAATTACTGCGAGCATCCTCCCCATAGCAACAAGCGTTGCATCATTCATGTGTAAGGGTTCGCTCTTGCCGTCCTTTCGCTTCACTTTGGCATTCAATCTTCGAGACTGAAAACTTGCCGTCAAATCAGCAGAATGTGTTTCGCGATAGTTGTTTTCCCCCGGCATCCACGTCTCGATATCAATCTGGCGATAGTCGGGAAAAGCCATGTCGCCAGTGCAGACAGCAACAACACGGTACGGCAGTTTGAGAGAACGCAAAATATATTCCTGGATAGCGACGAGAAAATCCTGTTCAGCGAGAGAATGTTCCGGCAGGCAAAACGTTTCCATTTCGAGTTTGTCGAACTGGTGCTGGCGCAAGATGCCCTTTGTGTCCTTGCCTGCAGCTCCCGCTTCTCTCCGAAATGCCGATGAATAGCCCGCGAGGCGTATGGGCAAATCCTGCTCATTCACTGTTGCGTCCATGTACATTGGTCCCAAAGTGTGCTCTGCGCTCCCCACCAGCATCAGGTCATCATTCGGAAAAAGGTAATGTTCCTCGGGCGTCAAAAAGCGCGCCATTCTGTTTTGGACCGCAGGCTTCACAAAAACGGGCGGAAGAACCGGAGTGAATGCCGTGACGACAACCGAAAGTTTGGCATCTTTGGCAATCTCCTCTAACTTCGCTTTATCGGTGAGCACCCCGAGACAAAACTGCAAAAGTCCGAACTGGAGTAGAACCGCGTCACCTTTTAGGTATGCAAAACGAGAACCGGATACAGTGCCCGCGGTTTCCGTATCAATTATCCCTAAGGCGACGCCAAGCTCGTGATGGTCCTTCGGAGTAAAAGCGAATTGTGGTTTCTCTCCCCATTGCCTCACGACTTTGTTTTGGCTTGCATCAGCGCCTACTGGAGTATCCACCGAGGGAATATTCGGAATTTTGAGCATTAATGCAAGATATTTTTTGTCCACATCGGCAAACTCCGCCTCAACGGATTCCACTTCCCTTTTGAGCGCAAGACCCTTTTCGATATCGCGAAAACGCGCGGCCTCGTTACGCTTTTGGTTTATTTCATCAATCTTCTGCCTTTTAGCTTTCCGGTCTGCATACAATTGCAGCAATTGGTCAAGATCCACTTCACGATTCTTGTTTTTGATCGCGGAAGCGACAATATCTTTGTTTTCTTGGATGAATTTAATGTCTAACATAATAGTGCGATACAAATCATCGAATGCACGCGAATCTACGAATAAAAATCTTTATTCGTTTCATTCGCTGACTTATTCGTATATTCGCATCGTGCTTGATTTTCTAAATCATAACAGAATTGCTACAATTTGGGAATGGAACACCCAATATTCGAACTTGCTCCCGATCATTTTCCGCCACTTTTGAAAGAAATTCCCGACCCTCCAAAAAAACTTTATGTGAGAGGGGCGCTTCCCGATTGGAATTCGCTCAAATTTCTCACCGTTGTGGGCTCACGAAAGTTCACAAACTACGGCCGAGAAGCCTGCGAAAAGCTCATTTGGGGACTCCGAGGATACCCCGTTGCAATAGTCTCCGGACTGGCCCTCGGCATGGACGCGATCGCCCACCAGACTGCGCTCGAAGCGGGACTCACCACTCTTGCTTTCCCCGGTTCCGGCCTTGACCCGAAAGTTTTGTACCCCGCGACGAATTCCAGGCTCGCCCAGGACATTTTAGAATCGGGCGGAGCATTGCTATCAGAATTTGAGCCCAATTTCAAAGCGACCCCCTACAGTTTTCCCCGCCGAAACAGGCTCATGGCAGGAATGTCAAACGCAGTTCTCATCGTCGAAGCGGAAATAAAATCCGGCACATTAATCACCTCAAAGTTCGCCACGGAATACAACCGCGACGTGTTCACTATTCCCGGATCTATTTTTTCCAAAAATTCAGAAGGCCCCCACATGCTACTTCGCCTCGGCGCCACTCCCATTACAAAGGAAGCCGACCTCCTTGAAGCGCTCGGATTTTCAGATGAAAACAAAGAGCAATCTTTGGAATTAAAATACAAGGACTGCTCGAGTGATGAGCTTAAAGTTATCGAAATTTTGCGAGAGCCCCTGAGCCGGGAAGACCTGCTCGCAACTCTTGCGATGCCGATTCACAAGGCAAACACCCTTCTCTCTGTGATGGAAATCAAGGAGATGATTAAGGAGACGATGGGAGAGATGAGACTCATGTAATACGTAACTTATAACCCATAACTGAATGACAGAATAACCAGAACAAAATTTAGATTTTTGTTATGAGTTATTCAGTTATTAGTTATTCAGTCATCAGTCCTACCACCCCTTCTTCTTCAACCCATTCTCGGCCGCTTTTTGTTCCGCTTCCTGTTTTGACTTTCCATCGCCACTTGCAATCAGAGCGTCGCGCAAGTAAACGCCGACTGTAAAAAACTTGTCGTGGTCTGGACCGAGCTCTTTCGATACTTTGTACATGGGTGTGATTCCCTCAATCTCCTGGGATTTTTCCTGAAAAAGACTCTTCGCGTCAATCCATGTTCCCTTGACCACGATATCATCGATATGGGGGGTAATATATTTGTTGATAAAATTTTCCGCCTCCTTATATCCCTGATCCAAAAATATCGCGCCGATCAAGGCCTCCATCGTATTCGCTAAGATAATCTGTCTTGCTTTGCCCTTATCTTTGCTCTCGCCTTTCGAAAGAAGGAGAAAGTCGTCCATGTTGAGCTCTACTGCGATGGAAGAAAGAATAATGGCGTTTACCAAAGCCGAGCGGTAGGAGGTAAGGTCGCCTTCGTTTTTGTTTGGGTATTTCTTATACAAATAAACCGTAGAAACAAGCTCCAGAACTGCGTCTCCCAGAAATTCCAGCCGTTCATTATGCTCCAGAGTCATCCTCTTGTTTTCATTGATGAAAGAGCGATGAGTAAAAGCCTGCTTCAAAAGGCCCTTGTTTTTAAAAGAGACTCCTATTTTTTTTTCAAATTGTTCGAAATCCATATACACGATGCGAATTTACGAATAAATCAGCGAATGCTACGAATAAATGATTCAACTTCTTCCATTTGTTGATTCGCATGCATTTGTAGATTGGCATCGCTTATTTTTTTAGTAAAATACTGACTGCCTTCGTCACAATCGGCAAAATGTCGTTATATAGGTTAAGCTCGATGATCTCGTCAATTTTAAACCATCGGGCGTCGTTGAGACCCCCCGACTCCCCAAGAGTAATCGGCGTATACTTCGATTCTCCCAGAAAATAGTGGACCTCTTTTCTGATTTTGCCTTTCTCGGGGTCCGATGCGATATATTCATTCTTGCCCAAATCTTCTTTTATCTCAATGTCGAGGCTGAGCTCTTCTTTAATCTCTCGTATTGTCCCCAATTTTACGTCTTCATCCCCTTCGAGCTTGCCTTTGGAAAGGGTCCAATGTCCGAAAATATCGTGGACAAAAGCAAGATAGATGGTTTTTTTGCTTTTAGCGAAAACAACAGCCCCGCCCAATTTGATTATCGTCATGTCCTCGTAAGCGATTTCGGGACGAATTTTCTTCTTTGAAACCTCATCTTTCCCCGGCTCCCCCATTTCCTTATACACAGAGCCGAGCACGCCGTTTACAAATTTGCCACTATTTTCTCCGCCAAATTTTTTTGCGAGCTCAATTGCCTCATTAATTGCAACTTTGGCAGGCACTTCAGCTCGGTCCGAAAACAGTAGCTCAAAAAGCCCGATGCGAAGGACATTGCGATCCACGTATGAAATTTTGGCGATCGGCCATTCGGGAGCGGCTTTTTCGATTACCTGATCCAAATCTGCTCTCTTTTTTAATATATCTTTTGCAAGCGAGACCACGAAAGACAAATCACCGATGCCTGGAGCGAATTCCTTGGCATTTCTCGCTAATATCTCATCAATATCGCTCTCTTTTCTTTGGGCAAAATCCCACTCGAAGAGCGATTGGAGAACTATTGATCTTGAAAGGTGCCTGTTGGCCATTTTACATAGAACATGTAACGCGTAACATATAACATTTAAGATCGTATCCTCTTGTGTTACAAGTTGCGTGTTGCGTGTTGTGTGTTCTACTTCTTGGGTTCTACCCCCAATGCTTTATTCTTGTCTTTCATCCTTTGTTCTTTTCTTGCGGTTTTTGCTTCCATATCGATGATCTGCACGCCTCGGTATTTTCCACA
It encodes the following:
- the rnc gene encoding ribonuclease III; this translates as MDFEQFEKKIGVSFKNKGLLKQAFTHRSFINENKRMTLEHNERLEFLGDAVLELVSTVYLYKKYPNKNEGDLTSYRSALVNAIILSSIAVELNMDDFLLLSKGESKDKGKARQIILANTMEALIGAIFLDQGYKEAENFINKYITPHIDDIVVKGTWIDAKSLFQEKSQEIEGITPMYKVSKELGPDHDKFFTVGVYLRDALIASGDGKSKQEAEQKAAENGLKKKGW
- a CDS encoding serine hydrolase; this encodes MYSKRSIFYYIFWIFSPLLFGGALAWGAVTGAKIAYENFFEHGRTYVMNSGEDREAVTGIASAVTSLAEKGNENKESDRAESSAIELQDTFDTNEAVAGADEKNLIKKIEESLPKKIELKTTAFSYVAADLDSGEIFLEKNKDEVLPIASVTKLVTAYVSLQNLKQDEIITIPKSATDTYGETGELKSGEKIRVGDLLYPLLFESSNDAAETLARIHGRVAFLDAMNEAVLAMGATHTAFSDASGLSPRNTSTSLDLFKIAEFIYKKEKIIFDITKLSSYTTKTHTWTNSALFLRVPSYLGGKNGYTDEADRTAVSLWNIPQKNGVNRNVVVVVLKSEDRNTDIAAIVNYLAENFTFPDIPAPTTSDREMDIY
- the nusB gene encoding transcription antitermination factor NusB, with translation MANRHLSRSIVLQSLFEWDFAQRKESDIDEILARNAKEFAPGIGDLSFVVSLAKDILKKRADLDQVIEKAAPEWPIAKISYVDRNVLRIGLFELLFSDRAEVPAKVAINEAIELAKKFGGENSGKFVNGVLGSVYKEMGEPGKDEVSKKKIRPEIAYEDMTIIKLGGAVVFAKSKKTIYLAFVHDIFGHWTLSKGKLEGDEDVKLGTIREIKEELSLDIEIKEDLGKNEYIASDPEKGKIRKEVHYFLGESKYTPITLGESGGLNDARWFKIDEIIELNLYNDILPIVTKAVSILLKK
- the dprA gene encoding DNA-processing protein DprA — protein: MEHPIFELAPDHFPPLLKEIPDPPKKLYVRGALPDWNSLKFLTVVGSRKFTNYGREACEKLIWGLRGYPVAIVSGLALGMDAIAHQTALEAGLTTLAFPGSGLDPKVLYPATNSRLAQDILESGGALLSEFEPNFKATPYSFPRRNRLMAGMSNAVLIVEAEIKSGTLITSKFATEYNRDVFTIPGSIFSKNSEGPHMLLRLGATPITKEADLLEALGFSDENKEQSLELKYKDCSSDELKVIEILREPLSREDLLATLAMPIHKANTLLSVMEIKEMIKETMGEMRLM
- the serS gene encoding serine--tRNA ligase, producing MLDIKFIQENKDIVASAIKNKNREVDLDQLLQLYADRKAKRQKIDEINQKRNEAARFRDIEKGLALKREVESVEAEFADVDKKYLALMLKIPNIPSVDTPVGADASQNKVVRQWGEKPQFAFTPKDHHELGVALGIIDTETAGTVSGSRFAYLKGDAVLLQFGLLQFCLGVLTDKAKLEEIAKDAKLSVVVTAFTPVLPPVFVKPAVQNRMARFLTPEEHYLFPNDDLMLVGSAEHTLGPMYMDATVNEQDLPIRLAGYSSAFRREAGAAGKDTKGILRQHQFDKLEMETFCLPEHSLAEQDFLVAIQEYILRSLKLPYRVVAVCTGDMAFPDYRQIDIETWMPGENNYRETHSADLTASFQSRRLNAKVKRKDGKSEPLHMNDATLVAMGRMLAVIIENYQQEDGSIKIPEALTPYMNGKKLIQK